AACCCTGGCGCATCGCGGAGAGCATCTTTTCGCCGAATGTATGGTCCTGGCGCGAGCGGAAGCGGGCGAACAGCGAGGCGGTGAGCACTTCCGCCGGCACTGCTTCCTCGATCGCCGCCTCGATGGTCCAGCGGCCCTCGCCGGAATCCTCGACGAAGCCGGTGAAATCGGCGAGTTTCTCATCCTTGGCCAGAGCGGATGCCGTCAGATCGAGCAGCCAGGACGAAATCACGCTGCCGCGCCGCCAGACTTCGGAAATATCGGCAAGGTTGAGATCATAGCGCTGCGATTCCGGCAGATCGGCCGACGCCTTGTTGCGCAGGATGTCGAAGCCTTCCGCATAGGCCTGCATCAAACCGTATTCGATCCCGTTGTGGACCATCTTGACGAAATGCCCGGCACCGACCGGCCCGGCGTGGATATAGCCGTGTTCGGCGCGCTGATCGTGACCGTCACGATGGGGTGTGCGGTCGATCGCGCCAATACCGGGGGCCAGAGTCTTGAAGATGGGATCGAGATGTTTGACGATATCGGCCTCGCCGCCGATCATCATGCAATAGCCCCGGTCGATGCCCCAGATTCCGCCCGAGGTTCCGACATCGACATAGTGCAGCCCCCGCCCCTTCAGGGTTTCGGCGCGGCGGATATCGTCCTTGTAGAAGCTGTTGCCACCGTCGATGATGATGTCGCCGCTCTCCATTATCGCGGCCAGCGCCTCGATGGTGTCCTCGGTGATCTTGCCGGATGGCAGCATGACCCACACCACGCGCGGCGTCGGCAATGCCTTGATCATGCCCGGCACGTCGGCAGCGCCGGTTGCGCCATCCTTTTCAAGTCCCTTGACGGCATCGGCCGATTTGTCGAACACCACGCACTCATGATGATCGCGCATCAAGCGGCGCGCGATATTCGCACCCATCCGGCCAAGGCCGATAATTCCGATTTTCATCTGCTGTTCCGTTCGCTGTTGTCAGTGATACGCGTGGATGATCGCTTTGTGCAGCGCTTCGAGGCCGTGCTGGACATTCTGGAAATGCACCCGGATGACGCGCCGGTCCCGCTCGACCAGCACGCTCAGATCGCCCTCGGCCTGCGCTGCCTTGACCTGGCTGAAACTGTAGGCGTGGCCTGGGACCGGAATGTCCTTCGCATCATCGGTCGTGATCTGGAGAAACACGCCGCTGTTGGGTCCGCCCTTGTAGGCCTGACCGGTCGAGTGCAGGAACCGGGGCCCGAAGCCGAGGCAGGTCGCCACCTTGCGGGTATTGCGCAGATGGGTGCGGATCTGCTCCAGCGCCGCCATATGCGATCCGTTGCGCTCGATATAGGCGAGGATCGCAATATAATCGCCTGCGTCCGCCCGGTTGAAATGCTGCTTGAGGTATGCGGCCAGCGTGGTGTGGGTTCCGAGCGCCGCTGCGTTTTTCGGATCGGCGAATATCGCCACGCCGTGCTCGTGGAACAAAGGTTCGTCATGGGGTGCCGAGCCGCCCTTTTCGTAGGCGTCGGTCAGCGCGCGGGTCTTGATTTTGCTGGCTTCGACATCGGGCTGGTCGAACGGATTGATCCCGATGATCGCACCGGCAATCGCGGTCGCCATCTCCCAGCGGAAGAATTCCTGACCGATCTGCGCGACATCGTTCACCGTGATCCGCACCACCGGATGCCCCGCCTTTGCAAGCGCCGCCACATGTGCTGCCTGCTTCGCCTGCTCGTCGCCTTTCAGACAGAGATAGGCGAACACCCGGTCATGGCCATAAACGGCGGCATCGCCCAGCGGCTCGGCATCGATCGGCACCAGCCCGTGACCCTGCTTGCCGGTGGATTCCGCGATCAACTGTTCCAGCCATGCGCCGAGATCCGCGATTTTGGGCGAGGCGATGATCGTCACCTTGTCGCGCTTGAACTCTTTCGCCGCGACGCCGAGCAACAGGCCGAGCTGCGCGCCCGGGTTCTGATCGACCGGCACGCTCGCCGAGCAGGATTTGACCATGTGCGAGGTCAGAGCGAGGAAGTTTGCAACATCGATCCCCATCGCCGCCGCCGGCACCAGGCCGAATTTCGAGAGCACCGAGTAGCGGCCGCCGATCGATTTCACCCCGTGGAACAGATGCGCGAAATGATCGTGCTTCGCCACATGCTCCATCGCCGATCCCGGGTCGGTCACGGCGGTGAAGTGCCTGGCCCAATCGCCCTGCCCCACCGTCTCGATCATCCGCGCCTTGAAATAGGCGAGGAAAATATTGGGCTCCAGCGTCGAGCCCGATTTCGATGAGACGATGAACATCGTCGTCTTCAGATCGAGCTTCGATTCCAGCGTGGCGATCTGGGCCGGGTCGGTCGAATCGAGCATATGAAATTCGGGCCAGCCGTCACGATGGCCGAAGCTCCGGGCCAGCACTTCCGGCCCGAGGCTGGAGCCGCCCATGCCGAGCAGAGCGACATGCTTGAATCCGCCCTCGCGGATCGCCTTGGCGAACCGCTCCAGCGTCGCGACATGGGTGTGCTCCTCGCCGACGATGGTGAGCCAGCCGAGCCATTTATCCTCGTCCGTGCCGGTCCAGACCGATTTGTCTCCGGCCCAGAGCTTGCGGATGGTGCCCTCCGCGAGCCAGCGTTTGGCAGTTTTTTCGATAGCGGCGTGCAGCGCCGCATCAGCCTCGATTTCGGCCCCGTTGAGATCGATCAGCGCCGTCCGCTTTTTCGCCACAGCGCCCAGCAACTGGTCGAACGCGTTGGCGAACTGGCGCACCCCGTCGGCAACCAGATCGATTGTGACTTTTTCAAGAGAAATGCCGTGTGTTTCAAGTGATTTCAAAATATCGATGCCACCGGCCAGATCCTGCTCCACCGCATCCGGCGTCGCCTTGCCATGATCGCGGAACGCATCCATCGTCGCCGGCGGCATGGTGTTGACGGTATCGCGCCCGATCAGCGTTTCGACATACAGAGTGTCCGGATACGCCGGGTTCTTCACGCTGGTGGAGGCCCAGAGCAGCCGCTGGGTATGCGCTCCCTTGGCTTCCAGCGCCTGCCACTTCGCACCGGAAAACCATTTTTTGTAAGCGGCATAAGCCACTTTCGCATTGGCGATCGCGGCTTTGCCGAGCAAGGGCTTCAGCGCCGCCGCATCGCCGCCGGCGTCGATCTTGTCCTGCAACTGCTTGTCGATGACATTGTCGATCCGGCTGACGAAAAAGCTCGCGACGCTGCCGATTTTCGAAATATCCCCGCCTTTGGAGGCGAAATGTTCGAGCCCCTCGATATAGGCGCGGGCAACCTGCTCATAGACCGGAACGGCGAACAGCAAGGTCACGTTGATCGAGATCCCCTCGCCGATCAGCGTGCGGATCGCGGGAATCCCGGCATTTGTCGCCGGTACCTTGACCATCAGGTTCGGCTTGCCCACGGCCTTGTGCAGGCGGCGTGCCTCGTTCACCGTGGCCTCGGTATCGAGCGCGAGATAGGGCGATACTTCGAGACTGATGTAACCGTCACGCCCTTTGGTTTCATGATAGACTGGCAGCAGGACATCCGCCGCCGCCTTGATGTCGCCGATCGCGAGATGCTCGTAGATCGCCATCGGTTCATGATCGCCGCTATGGACGTAGCGCTCGAACTCCTTGGTATATTCCGGCGCGTGGGCGATCGCCTTCTCGAAGATCGACGGGTTGGACGTGACCCCCTTCAGCCCATCCCGCTTGATCATCATCGCGAGATCGCCCCCCTCGATGAGTTCGCGCTGGACGAAATCGAGCCAGGGGGCCTGGCCGGTTTCGGCAAGTTGCTTGAGAGGGTTCATCGGAAGATCTCCTGAAGTCAGTCGTGGATGAATGTTATTGCCGTCTCGTTAAGGGCCGGACCCTGTCATCCGGATCGGCAGATGGGGCCTGCGCGGGGCGAAATCATTGCCGGAACGCTCATGGTGACCGGATCGTGATCATGCGCGCCGGGGGGATACCCCGTCCCACAGCCGCACCCCGCCGGTGATGCCGGTTTCGTTCGAAACCAGATGCACATCCGCCGGCAACGCGAAGGTGATGGCGGTGACGTTGCCGCCGCCGATATAGAGCAGGTCGAAATTCACCAGCACCCGCAACGCATCGATCGTGCGCAGCACGTGCTTGTTCCATTTTCTGGCCCCGTCGCGGTTCAGGGCCTCGTGACCGACATACTGATCGTAGGTGTGTTTCCTGTGCGCGTTGTGCTGGCCGAGTTCGAGATGGGGTGCCGGCCTGCCATCGGTGAACAGGGCGAATCCCATCCCGGTACCCAGCGTGATCGTGCACTCCAGACCCCGTCCGGCGATCGCCCCCAGCCCCTGCACCGTCGCGTCGTTCGCGAGCCGGACCGGCCGCGCGAGGCGGGCCGCGAGCCGGTCGGCCAGCTTGTAGCCATGCCATTGATCGTTGCCGAGATTGGGCGCGGTCAGCACCGTCACACCACGCGTCGCTCCGGGAAACCCGACCGAGACCCGGTCGAAACCGCCCAAGGGCGCAATCAGGGCGCTGATCGTATCGACGATGAGGTCCGGCGGTTTGCCGAGCGGGGTTACCACCCGCTCGTAATTGGTCAGAAGCGCACCATCCGGCGCCACCAGCGCCGCCTTGATATGGCTGCCGCCGATATCGATGCCCAACGTGACCGGGTCCGGCGTCACTTCGCCGACCGGCCCTGAAGTCTGGAGCGGATGGTCCATGGTCTGATCTCCGGGTTGTGTCCCGTCCCGCCGATGTGGCGCGCACGATCCTCGTTTTCAATCGCAACGCGAAACTGTCGCACGGATCGGCCCCCGGCTGAACCCCCGGCGCCGTGGAGCCGATGCGCTGACACGGGGGTGATTTTCGATTAAGAGACACACATGACCACGACCCCCACCGAACTGATCCGCAATTTCTCGATCATCGCCCATATCGACCACGGCAAATCGACCCTGGCGGACCGGCTGATCCAGGCCACCGGCGCGCTGACCGCACGCGAAATGACCGAGCAGGTGCTCGACAACATGGATATCGAAAAAGAGCGCGGCATCACCATCAAGGCGCAGACGGTGCGGCTCAGCTATCCAGCCAAAGACGGCAGGACCTACATCCTCAACCTGATGGACACGCCCGGCCATGTCGATTTCGCCTATGAGGTGAGCCGTTCGCTCGCCGCCTGCGAAGGCTCGCTGCTGGTGGTCGATGCCTCGCAGGGCGTCGAGGCGCAGACGCTGGCGAATGTCTATCAGGCGATCGACGCCAACCACGAGATCGTGCCGGTGCTCAACAAGGTCGATCTGCCGGCGGCGGAACCCGAGCGGGTCAAGCAGCAGATCGAGGACGTGATCGGGCTCGATGCGTCCGATGCGCTGGAAATCTCGGCAAAGACCGGCCTCGGGATCGACACCGTTCTCGAAGCGCTGGTCACGCGCCTGCCGCCCCCGGTCGGGGATGAAAACGCGCCCTTGACCGCGCTGCTGGTCGATAGCTGGTATGATCAATACCTTGGCGTGATCATTCTGGTCCGGATCAAGAACGGCCGGCTGCGCAAGGGGATGAAAATCCGGATGATGTCGTCCGGGGCGGTGCACACCGTCGAACAGGTCGGGGTGTTCGCGCCGAAACTGCGCCCCGAACCCGATCTGGGGCCCGGCGAAATCGGCTTCATCACCGCCGCCATCAAGACCGTCGCGGATTGCAACGTCGGCGACACGATCACCGATGACCGTCACCCGGCGACCGAAGCCCTGCCCGGCTTCAAACCCTCGATCCCGGTAGTCTGGTGCGGGTTGTATCCGGTCGATGCCGATGATTTTGAAAAACTGCGCGAAAGCCTCGGCCGCCTGCGGCTGAACGATGCGAGTTTCCATTACGAGGCGGAGACCTCGGCGGCGCTGGGCTTCGGCTTCCGCTGCGGCTTTCTCGGCCTGCTGCACCTCGAAATCGTTCAGGAACGCCTCTCGCGCGAGTTCGACCTCGACCTGATCGCGACCGCGCCCTCCGTGGTCTATCGCCTGACCAAGACCAATGGCGAAACCATGGACCTGCACAACCCGGCGGACATGCCGGACGGCTCGGTGATCGACCATATCGAGGAGCCGTGGATCAAGGCGACCATCATGGTGCCGGACGATTACCTCGGCGCGGTGCTCACGCTGTGCAACGAGCGGCGCGGCCATCAGGTCGATCTCACCTATGTCGGCAACCGTGCGATGGCGGTGTATCGGCTGCCGCTGAACGAGGTGGTATTCGATTTTTACGACCGTCTGAAATCGATCTCGCGCGGCTATGCCAGTTTCGATTACCAGATGGATAATTACGTCGAGAGCGATCTTGCGAAAATTTCGATCCTGGTGAACCTTGAGCCGGTCGATGCCCTGTCGTTCATCGCTCACAAATCGGTCGCGGAAACACGTGGCCGGGCGATCTGCGCCAAACTCAAGGACCTAATTCCCAAACAGTTGTTCAAAATCGCGATCCAGGCGGCGATCGGCGGCCGGGTGATCGCGCGCGAGACCATCAGCGCGCTGTCGAAGGATGTGACGGCGAAGTGCTATGGCGGCGATATCTCCCGCAAGCGCAAGCTGCTCGACAAGCAGAAAGAGGGCAAAAAGCGGATGCGCCAGTTCGGCAAGGTGGAAATCCCGCAATCCGCGTTCCTCGCCGCCCTGAAAATGGACGCCTGATGCTGCCGATCGAGGTGGGGCTGGCCGTCATCGGCCTGCTGCTGCTGGTCATCCTCGCCCTGCTGCTCCGGCAGGTGCGACGTCTTTCGGTCCTCGAAACCCTGCCCGCAGCGATGGCCGAACCGGCGCGGGCGGCGTTGGCGGGCGGCATCGAGCGGTTGCAGGACGGGGCACGGAGCCAGGCTGAGCATCTGGCACGCAGCTTCGGCACGATCAACGGCACGATCGGCGACCTGTCGCTTCTGGTGACCCAGAGGCTGGGCGAGGCCGAAGCCGCCGCCCAGTCCGGACGGGCCCAGGCGTTGAGCGAAACCCTCGCTGTGATCGCGCGCCTGACGGAAAGCCAGACCGGGCTCGCCGACCGGGTCAGCCGCGATCTCGCCGGTGTCTCGGTGGCATTGCGCGACGAGCAGGAAAAGCTGCGCGCTCAGGTCGAGAGCAAGCTGGAGACAATCCGCGTCGGGAACGAGGCGAAGCTGGAAGCGATGCGCGCGGCGGTCGATGAGCAATTGCAATCCGCCCTCGAAAAGCGGATCGGCGAAAGCTTCCAGCGCGTTTCCGAGCAATTCGCCCTAGTGCAGCAGGCGATCGGCCAGGTGCAGAACGTCGCCGTGCAGGTCGGCGACCTGAAACGCCTGTTCGCCAATGTGAAGTCCCGCGGCGGCTGGGGCGAGGCGCAGATCCGGCAGACCATGGAAGACACTCTGCCTCCCGGCACGTTCGAAGCGAATTTCAAATCCGATCCGAACAGCGCCGAGACGGTCGAATTCGCGCTCCGCATGCCGGTGCGGGAAGGCGAGCAACCGGTCTATCTGCCGATCGATGCGAAATTCCCGACCGAGGATTACGATCGCCTGCTGCTCGCCGCCGAGGCCGGCGATCGCGCTGCCGAGGATAGCGCGATCGCGGCGCTCGCTACCCGCATCCGCAATGAAGCCCGGAAAATCGCCCAGAAATACATCCGTCCCCCCCGCACCACCGACATCGCTATTCTTTACCTGCCAAGCGAGGGCCTGTTCGCCGAGGTGGCGCGGGTGCCCGGGCTGATCGAGACCATCCAGCGCGAAACCCGCGTGCTGATTCAGAGCCCCAGCCTGCTCCCGGCCCTGCTGCACACGATTCGTGTCGGCCATTTTACGGTGCAACTCGAACGCAAAGCAGGCGAAATCGGCAAAATCCTAGGCGCGGTCAAAGCGGAATGGGGCAAATTGGGCGAGGCGATGGACAAGCTCGCCAAACGGGCCACCGATATCGGCACCGAAATCGACAAAACCCAAATCCGCATCCGCGCCGTGGGCCGCACCCTGCGCGAAGTCGAAGCCATCGACGACGCCGAGGCCTCGCCTCTGCTAGGCTTGCCCTCCCAGGCCGAACCGTAATACCTGCCCCCTCGCCCGCGCCCGCCACTTGTTGCCCTCGAACTTGTTGGCTATGAACCGCGCACGCAGGAGGGATGGCCGAGCGGTTTAAGGCGCACGCTTGGAAAGCGTGTGTGCGTGAAAGCGTACCGTGGGTTCGAATCCCACTCCCTCCGCCACCCCTATATCCAGCACTGTCCCATACAGTCTTTGACTTTAATGGGTTGATTGGCGTTTTCGTCCACTCACATCGACCCGGATTTGCCCTAATACCAACCTGAGGTTCCGTTGACTCGAATGTGAGTTGTCGCGGCTCGGGCGGGTATGATTCGCTGAACTTCCCTGGAGGAGGTTTGCGATGACGGTAGCGATAACGCGTTTGGACTTGTCGGCTATGGCGCTGCGCGAGCGGGCGGCTCGCGCGACGGATTCGAAGATTTCGAGGGGTTGCGTCCCCTTGGGTGGTGTAGGAGCTGTGGGTAAGTAGCCCGCCGGAGCGACCGGGCAACGAGTCTGGCGCAGGCGGGCTACTTATCCACAGCGGTGGTCATCGTCGGTCTTCGGTTATGGTTGGAATTGCAACCGACCAACAAAGATCCGAGGAGATCCGAACGATGACCGACCCCACAATGGCCCTTCGCGCGCTGCTGGAGAAGAGCTCCGACACCGATTTGTTACGCGAGATGGTGGGCTTTACGGCCCAACGGCTGATGGAGCTGGAAGCCGAAAGCCTGACCGGCGCGCCCTATGGCAAACGCAGCGACGAGCGGGTCAACCAGCGCAACGGGTATCGCGACCGGACCTGGGAAACCCGGGCCGGAACGATCGAGTTGCGCCTGCCCAAGTTGCGCCACGGCAGTTATTTCCCGGCTTTTCTTGAGCCCCGTCGGATCGCCGAGAAGGCGCTGGCCGCCGTAATCCAGGAGGCCTATATCCAGGGCGTCTCGACCCGCTCGGTCGATGAACTCGTGCAATCCTTCGGCATGAGCGGGATCAGCAAAAGCTAGGTCTCACGCCTGTGCGGCGAGATCGACGACAAGATCAACGATTTTCTGAACCGTCCCCTTGAGGGCGACTGGCCGTATGTGTGGCGGAGGGGCGCAAGGTTCCAGTCGTGCGAAGCGCGGCTGGAAACGCCCCGGAGGTTGGATGCCACCTATCTGAAGGTGCGCGAGGCCGGCCGGATCGTCTCGGTCGCCGTCACCATCGCAACCGGCGTCAATGGTGATGGCCGTCGCGAGGTCCTCGGCATGGCGATCGGTGCGTCGGAGGCGGAAACGTTCTGGACCGAATTCCTCCGCAGCCTCGCCCGGCGCGGTCTGCGCGGCGTCAAGCTGGTGATCTCGGATGCCCATGAGGGTCTGAAGGCCGCCATCGCCAAAGTGCTGCACGCCACCTGGCAGCGATGCCGTGTCCATATGATGCGCAACCTGCTGGCCCATGCCGGCCGCCAGGGGCGTAGCGTTGTCGCCGCCTTCGTCGGCACCGCCTTTGCCCAGGACGATGCCGCCAGTGCTCGCAACCAATGGTGCCAGGTCGCCGACCAGTTACGCCCCAAAGCCGCCAAACTCGCCGCCATGATGGATGAAATGGAGGATGATGTGTTGGCCTATATGGGGTTCCCCAGGGAACACCGCACCAAAATCCACTCGACCAATCCCATCGAGCGTCTCAATGGCGAAATCAAACGCCGTACCGATGTCGTCGGCATCTTCCCCAATGAACCCGCCATTCGTCGCCTCGTCGGCGCCATCCTGCTCGAACAAAACGACGAATGGACCGTCCAGTGCGTATTCCGTTGATCGCGATCATCCATTCCGGTCGATCGCGATCACTGATTCCGGTGATCGCGATCATGATGTTCACCATGCCTGAGGCTGGCGTGGGGAACGGCATGACGCGGTGTTGTGGGCTACCACTGACGGTTGAACAGGTGTCATTTCTTTCCGGTGTTCGTCAAGTCGGGTGAAGGGGTGAGGGTTTGGCGTTTTCGCAGGCTTTCTCCTTTCAGTTCGATGCTGTTGGCGGCGGTGAGAATCCGCGCATAAACGGCGCGGGAAGATATATCGGCTGATTTCGAAGGCGGCTTGATCCTGATGGAGCGGTGGTGATGTGCTGCCCTTCTGCTTTGATGGTTCCGCCGTGCTCGCGGCCGTCAAGGACGCTGCGCGCCGCGCAAGAGCGCGGTGGCCTCCGGCCATCCTTGACCGCCACTGCGCGCGACGGTGTTTTGGTATGCAGGTCGGGACGACAGGATGGCCGCTTTAGTCGAACCACAGGATGGTTGCTGAAGAGAAGCGCGGAGGCGGTGTACAATCGGCCTGGGGGGTCGTCACACCAAGGCGCGGAGGCGGTTGATCAGAAGACCTGAGGTGGTCC
This sequence is a window from Acidiphilium acidophilum. Protein-coding genes within it:
- the gnd gene encoding phosphogluconate dehydrogenase (NAD(+)-dependent, decarboxylating), which translates into the protein MKIGIIGLGRMGANIARRLMRDHHECVVFDKSADAVKGLEKDGATGAADVPGMIKALPTPRVVWVMLPSGKITEDTIEALAAIMESGDIIIDGGNSFYKDDIRRAETLKGRGLHYVDVGTSGGIWGIDRGYCMMIGGEADIVKHLDPIFKTLAPGIGAIDRTPHRDGHDQRAEHGYIHAGPVGAGHFVKMVHNGIEYGLMQAYAEGFDILRNKASADLPESQRYDLNLADISEVWRRGSVISSWLLDLTASALAKDEKLADFTGFVEDSGEGRWTIEAAIEEAVPAEVLTASLFARFRSRQDHTFGEKMLSAMRQGFGGHLEQGHTPVKKGD
- a CDS encoding bifunctional transaldolase/phosoglucose isomerase produces the protein MNPLKQLAETGQAPWLDFVQRELIEGGDLAMMIKRDGLKGVTSNPSIFEKAIAHAPEYTKEFERYVHSGDHEPMAIYEHLAIGDIKAAADVLLPVYHETKGRDGYISLEVSPYLALDTEATVNEARRLHKAVGKPNLMVKVPATNAGIPAIRTLIGEGISINVTLLFAVPVYEQVARAYIEGLEHFASKGGDISKIGSVASFFVSRIDNVIDKQLQDKIDAGGDAAALKPLLGKAAIANAKVAYAAYKKWFSGAKWQALEAKGAHTQRLLWASTSVKNPAYPDTLYVETLIGRDTVNTMPPATMDAFRDHGKATPDAVEQDLAGGIDILKSLETHGISLEKVTIDLVADGVRQFANAFDQLLGAVAKKRTALIDLNGAEIEADAALHAAIEKTAKRWLAEGTIRKLWAGDKSVWTGTDEDKWLGWLTIVGEEHTHVATLERFAKAIREGGFKHVALLGMGGSSLGPEVLARSFGHRDGWPEFHMLDSTDPAQIATLESKLDLKTTMFIVSSKSGSTLEPNIFLAYFKARMIETVGQGDWARHFTAVTDPGSAMEHVAKHDHFAHLFHGVKSIGGRYSVLSKFGLVPAAAMGIDVANFLALTSHMVKSCSASVPVDQNPGAQLGLLLGVAAKEFKRDKVTIIASPKIADLGAWLEQLIAESTGKQGHGLVPIDAEPLGDAAVYGHDRVFAYLCLKGDEQAKQAAHVAALAKAGHPVVRITVNDVAQIGQEFFRWEMATAIAGAIIGINPFDQPDVEASKIKTRALTDAYEKGGSAPHDEPLFHEHGVAIFADPKNAAALGTHTTLAAYLKQHFNRADAGDYIAILAYIERNGSHMAALEQIRTHLRNTRKVATCLGFGPRFLHSTGQAYKGGPNSGVFLQITTDDAKDIPVPGHAYSFSQVKAAQAEGDLSVLVERDRRVIRVHFQNVQHGLEALHKAIIHAYH
- a CDS encoding ROK family protein — translated: MDHPLQTSGPVGEVTPDPVTLGIDIGGSHIKAALVAPDGALLTNYERVVTPLGKPPDLIVDTISALIAPLGGFDRVSVGFPGATRGVTVLTAPNLGNDQWHGYKLADRLAARLARPVRLANDATVQGLGAIAGRGLECTITLGTGMGFALFTDGRPAPHLELGQHNAHRKHTYDQYVGHEALNRDGARKWNKHVLRTIDALRVLVNFDLLYIGGGNVTAITFALPADVHLVSNETGITGGVRLWDGVSPRRA
- the lepA gene encoding translation elongation factor 4 codes for the protein MTTTPTELIRNFSIIAHIDHGKSTLADRLIQATGALTAREMTEQVLDNMDIEKERGITIKAQTVRLSYPAKDGRTYILNLMDTPGHVDFAYEVSRSLAACEGSLLVVDASQGVEAQTLANVYQAIDANHEIVPVLNKVDLPAAEPERVKQQIEDVIGLDASDALEISAKTGLGIDTVLEALVTRLPPPVGDENAPLTALLVDSWYDQYLGVIILVRIKNGRLRKGMKIRMMSSGAVHTVEQVGVFAPKLRPEPDLGPGEIGFITAAIKTVADCNVGDTITDDRHPATEALPGFKPSIPVVWCGLYPVDADDFEKLRESLGRLRLNDASFHYEAETSAALGFGFRCGFLGLLHLEIVQERLSREFDLDLIATAPSVVYRLTKTNGETMDLHNPADMPDGSVIDHIEEPWIKATIMVPDDYLGAVLTLCNERRGHQVDLTYVGNRAMAVYRLPLNEVVFDFYDRLKSISRGYASFDYQMDNYVESDLAKISILVNLEPVDALSFIAHKSVAETRGRAICAKLKDLIPKQLFKIAIQAAIGGRVIARETISALSKDVTAKCYGGDISRKRKLLDKQKEGKKRMRQFGKVEIPQSAFLAALKMDA
- a CDS encoding DNA recombination protein RmuC yields the protein MLPIEVGLAVIGLLLLVILALLLRQVRRLSVLETLPAAMAEPARAALAGGIERLQDGARSQAEHLARSFGTINGTIGDLSLLVTQRLGEAEAAAQSGRAQALSETLAVIARLTESQTGLADRVSRDLAGVSVALRDEQEKLRAQVESKLETIRVGNEAKLEAMRAAVDEQLQSALEKRIGESFQRVSEQFALVQQAIGQVQNVAVQVGDLKRLFANVKSRGGWGEAQIRQTMEDTLPPGTFEANFKSDPNSAETVEFALRMPVREGEQPVYLPIDAKFPTEDYDRLLLAAEAGDRAAEDSAIAALATRIRNEARKIAQKYIRPPRTTDIAILYLPSEGLFAEVARVPGLIETIQRETRVLIQSPSLLPALLHTIRVGHFTVQLERKAGEIGKILGAVKAEWGKLGEAMDKLAKRATDIGTEIDKTQIRIRAVGRTLREVEAIDDAEASPLLGLPSQAEP